The region ATCTCCACTTCACCATCAAAGATCTGTGCAAACAGTGCATCATAGGCTGTCACCATCGTAATAGGTTCAACACCTTTCATCTTTGCAAGGGTCGTTAAAGTAACTTTTTTTTCTATTTTTGGGGTATGAATACTCATTGTCTTCCTACATAGTTAAGTATTTCCTACACGTCTTTGCTTTTCCTTGCTTAGAACGCTTCGGTTTAGACACTAAAGAGAAGAAACTCTTCTTCTCATCTCAATGTGTCTCATTTTATCTAAAAAATGTATAATAACAAAAATATATTACATATTGTCATAAAAGAGTTCACATTGAAAAATTTAGTTGCCTATATTACCACCGGTTTCCCTTCATTGGAGTTTACCGTTGATGCCGCTTTGGCTTTAGCAGAAGCAGGTGTTGATACCCTTGAACTGGGTATGCCTTTTTCAGATCCTGTTGCAGATGGTCCCGTCATCGAAAAGGCCAACCTGAAAGCCTTGGAAAACGGTTTTAAACTTGACCATCTGTTTGAAGTGTCCGCGAAGATAACTCCCCATATAGATACTTTATGGATGGGATACTTCAATCCTTTTTACCACAAAGGATTGGAGACTTTCATCACTGAAGCAAACAAAGCCGGTGTAAACGGTTTCATCATTCCGGATCTTCCTTTAGAAGAAGCAAAGCCCTATAAACCAGCCATAGAAGCTGCGGGGTTGGCCCTTATAGATTTCATTGCGCCTACAGACTCCAAAGCACGTATCGAGCAGATAGTGACTGATGCAAAAAAATTCATCTACCTTGTAGCGTATGCAGGTATTACCGGTTCTGGACAAAGTGAAGATCTACAACCGATCATCACAGATATCAAAGCGTTTACAGATACACCAGTCTATGTAGGTTTCGGGGTAAATGAACATACTGCCAAAGAGAAAGCCAAAGGTGTAGATGGGGTTATCGTAGGTTCTGCTTTTGTCAAGGTCCTATTGGATGAGCATTTGAGTAATAGTCAAAAGATCACGAAGATCTCTGCTATTGCCAGAGAAATAAAAGAAAAAATAAATAGCTAAATAAGGAGAATATGATGGATGAAGGTATCAAAATCGGTCTCATTCTGCTCATTGCATCTATTATTGTCGTAGGCGGCGGATATTACTATATGACCAAAAAGCTCCCAAAAGAATAATACTTCTACCCATAAAAGTGTATTAAATAATTTCGAGTATAATACTCTTAATTACAAAAAGGGTTATACTCTATGGAACATTTTATCTGGAACGTCAATCCCAATATATTGCAATTAGGTCCTTTGCAGCTTCGTTGGTACGGTCTGCTCTTTGTGGGTTCATTTTTTCTTGGGCTCATGATCCTCACCAAGATATATAAACGTGAAGGCAAAGATCCGGCTGTGCTTGACAGTATGCTCATCTATATCATGGTAGGTGCGGTACTGGGTTCACGTTTGGTCCATTGTTTCTTCTATGAACCGGACTTTTATCTTTCTCATCCCCTGGAAATCCTCAAAGTATGGAAAGGCGGACTTGCAAGTCATGGAGGACTTGCGGGTGTACTGATCGCGCTTTATCTCTTTTCAAAACGTTACCATACACCCTACATGTGGTTACTTTCACGTGTAGCCATCCCTGGTGCGCTTACTGCGGCCTTTGTACGTTTTGGTAACCTTTTCAATTCTGAAATACTGGGACTTCCGAGTGATAAACCCTGGGCCATTATCTTTGCACGTGTAGATATGGTCCCTAGACACCCGGTACAACTTTATGAAGCATTTTCCTACCTCATCATCTTAGGACTTTTAATTGCTATCTACCGAAAAGTAACACCTGCTTTTGCAACCAAAATACTCCCTGGTGTCTTTTTGGTCGCAGTCTTTACTGCGCGTTTCTTTTTGGAATATACCAAAACCAGGCAGGCAGCCTACACAACAGATCTTCCTTTTACTACAGGACAGATGTTAAGCATACCTTATATAATATTGGGTATCTTATGGATCATATGGGCATTTAAAAGTACGTCTAAGGATAAAAAACATGACAAAGCCTCTCATAGCTAAATATGCACTCGGTATTGACATCGGTTCAACTACCGTTAAATATGTAGTATGTGATGAACACTTTAACATACTCCAAAAAGCCTATACTCCCCACGATACAAAACAAGCCCCGACACTTTTAAGACTCCTTCAGGAACTCTCTCTTACACACCCCGATATCTATAACAATATAGACAAAGTCTACATCACCGGTTCAGGAGCCACCCGTATAGCGCCAACGATCAATGCACGTTTTGTACAAGAGGTGAATGCGGTTGTCCTAGCTGTAGAACATCTCCATCCTGATGTAAGAGCTGTTGTCGAACTGGGTGGACAGGATGCCAAGATCATGCACTTTAAAGTCAGTGAGGATGGTAAAAAGTCTGTCCTTAGCTCTATGAATGACAAGTGTGCCTCAGGTACAGGTGCAACGATCGAGAAATGTACGATGAAAGTTGGCATGGAAAATGATGAAGTGCAAAAACTCACCTTTGAAACGGATAAACTTCACCATGTCGCAGCAAAATGCGGGGTCTTTGCGGAAACAGACATTGTGAACCTCGTCAAAACCTCTG is a window of Sulfurovum sp. TSL6 DNA encoding:
- the trpA gene encoding tryptophan synthase subunit alpha yields the protein MKNLVAYITTGFPSLEFTVDAALALAEAGVDTLELGMPFSDPVADGPVIEKANLKALENGFKLDHLFEVSAKITPHIDTLWMGYFNPFYHKGLETFITEANKAGVNGFIIPDLPLEEAKPYKPAIEAAGLALIDFIAPTDSKARIEQIVTDAKKFIYLVAYAGITGSGQSEDLQPIITDIKAFTDTPVYVGFGVNEHTAKEKAKGVDGVIVGSAFVKVLLDEHLSNSQKITKISAIAREIKEKINS
- the lgt gene encoding prolipoprotein diacylglyceryl transferase — encoded protein: MEHFIWNVNPNILQLGPLQLRWYGLLFVGSFFLGLMILTKIYKREGKDPAVLDSMLIYIMVGAVLGSRLVHCFFYEPDFYLSHPLEILKVWKGGLASHGGLAGVLIALYLFSKRYHTPYMWLLSRVAIPGALTAAFVRFGNLFNSEILGLPSDKPWAIIFARVDMVPRHPVQLYEAFSYLIILGLLIAIYRKVTPAFATKILPGVFLVAVFTARFFLEYTKTRQAAYTTDLPFTTGQMLSIPYIILGILWIIWAFKSTSKDKKHDKASHS